From one Streptomyces chromofuscus genomic stretch:
- a CDS encoding Lrp/AsnC family transcriptional regulator yields MASEQMAEGTEAGAVLPPRPLDAIDQDILRMLQADGRASIRSVAERVHVSRANAYARINRLVEDGVIRGFGARVDHERAGHGTSAYITLKIVQNSWRTVREQLRQLPGASHIALVGGDFDVLLLVHTPDNRALRELVLTRLQAIPEVLSTRTLLVFEEEDLEPQG; encoded by the coding sequence ATGGCATCTGAACAAATGGCCGAAGGGACGGAGGCCGGTGCTGTCCTGCCGCCGCGTCCCCTCGACGCGATCGACCAGGACATCCTGCGGATGCTCCAGGCCGACGGCCGCGCGTCGATACGGTCCGTCGCCGAGCGCGTGCACGTCTCGCGGGCCAACGCCTACGCCCGCATCAACCGGCTCGTCGAGGACGGCGTCATCCGTGGATTCGGGGCCCGCGTCGACCACGAACGCGCGGGCCACGGGACGTCGGCGTACATCACTCTGAAGATCGTCCAGAACTCCTGGCGCACCGTGCGCGAGCAGCTCAGACAGCTGCCCGGCGCCTCGCACATCGCCCTCGTCGGGGGCGATTTCGATGTGCTGCTGCTGGTGCACACCCCGGACAACCGGGCGCTGCGCGAGCTGGTGCTCACCCGGCTCCAGGCGATTCCCGAGGTGCTGAGCACACGCACGTTGCTGGTGTTCGAGGAGGAGGACCTGGAGCCGCAGGGCTGA
- the pdhA gene encoding pyruvate dehydrogenase (acetyl-transferring) E1 component subunit alpha has translation MTVMEQRGAYRPSPPPAWQPRTDPTPLLPDAAPYRVLGTETAGKADPELLRRLYAQLVIGRRYNAQATALTKQGRLAVYPSSTGQEACEVAAALVLEDRDWLFPSYRDTLAAVVRGVDPVEALTLLRGDWHTGYDPYAHRVAPLCTPLATQLPHAVGLAHAARLKGDDVVALAIVGDGGTSEGDFHEALNFAAVWQAPVVFLVQNNGFAISVPLAKQTAAPSLAHKAVGYGMPGRLVDGNDAAAVHEVLTDAVRHARAGGGPTLVEAVTYRLEAHTNADDDKRYRADSEVDAWRDHDPIALLERELTERGWLDEAGVRAAREDAEALAADLRARLNQDPELDPMDLFDHVYAEPTPQLREQQALLRAELAAGQEGEL, from the coding sequence ATGACGGTCATGGAGCAGCGTGGCGCGTATCGGCCGTCGCCACCGCCCGCCTGGCAGCCCCGCACCGACCCCACGCCGCTGCTGCCCGACGCGGCTCCGTACCGCGTGCTCGGCACCGAGACGGCCGGCAAGGCCGACCCCGAGCTGCTGCGCCGGCTGTACGCACAGCTGGTCATCGGCCGCCGGTACAACGCGCAGGCCACCGCCCTCACCAAGCAGGGCCGCCTCGCCGTCTACCCGTCCAGCACCGGCCAGGAGGCCTGCGAGGTCGCCGCCGCACTGGTCCTCGAGGACCGTGACTGGCTCTTCCCCAGCTACCGCGACACCCTCGCCGCCGTCGTCCGGGGCGTGGACCCCGTCGAGGCCCTCACCCTGCTGCGCGGCGACTGGCACACCGGCTACGACCCGTATGCCCACCGTGTCGCCCCCCTGTGCACCCCGCTCGCCACCCAGTTGCCGCACGCCGTCGGCCTCGCGCACGCCGCCCGCCTCAAGGGCGACGACGTGGTCGCGCTCGCGATCGTCGGCGACGGCGGCACCAGCGAGGGCGACTTCCACGAGGCGCTGAACTTCGCCGCCGTCTGGCAGGCGCCGGTCGTCTTCCTGGTCCAGAACAACGGCTTCGCGATCTCCGTCCCCCTCGCCAAGCAGACCGCCGCGCCCTCCCTGGCCCACAAGGCCGTCGGGTACGGCATGCCGGGTCGCCTGGTGGACGGCAACGACGCCGCCGCCGTGCACGAGGTCCTCACCGACGCCGTACGTCACGCGCGCGCGGGCGGCGGTCCGACGCTCGTCGAGGCGGTGACGTACCGCCTGGAGGCCCACACGAACGCGGACGACGACAAGCGCTACCGCGCGGACTCCGAGGTCGACGCCTGGCGGGACCACGACCCGATCGCGCTCCTGGAGCGGGAGCTGACCGAGCGCGGCTGGCTCGACGAGGCCGGAGTCCGGGCCGCGCGCGAGGACGCCGAGGCGCTCGCCGCCGACCTGCGCGCCCGTCTGAATCAGGATCCCGAGCTCGACCCCATGGACCTGTTCGACCACGTCTACGCCGAGCCGACCCCGCAACTGCGCGAGCAACAGGCCCTGCTGCGGGCCGAGTTGGCGGCCGGGCAGGAAGGGGAGCTGTGA
- a CDS encoding alpha-ketoacid dehydrogenase subunit beta — MTTVAVKPATMAQALTRALRDAMAADPSVHVMGEDVGTLGGVFRITDGLAKEFGEDRCTDTPLAEAGILGAAVGMAMYGLRPVVEMQFDAFAYPSFEQLVSHVARMRNRTRGKMPLPITIRVPYGGGIGGVEHHSDSSEAYYMATPGLHVVTPATVPDAYGLLRAAIASDDPVVFLEPKRLYWSKDVWNPDEPQSVEPIGRAVVRRSGRSATLITYGPSVPVCLEAAEAARAEGWDLEVVDLRSLVPFDDETVCASVRRTGRAVVVHESGGFGGPGGEIAARVTERCFHHLEAPVLRVAGFDIPYPPPMLERHHLPGVDRILDAVARLQWEAES, encoded by the coding sequence ATGACGACGGTCGCCGTGAAGCCCGCCACCATGGCCCAGGCCCTCACCCGCGCGCTGCGCGACGCCATGGCCGCCGACCCGTCCGTGCACGTCATGGGTGAGGACGTCGGCACCCTCGGCGGCGTCTTCCGCATCACCGACGGGCTCGCCAAGGAGTTCGGCGAGGACCGCTGCACGGACACCCCGCTCGCCGAGGCGGGCATCCTCGGCGCGGCCGTCGGCATGGCGATGTACGGGCTCAGGCCGGTCGTCGAAATGCAGTTCGACGCGTTCGCCTACCCGTCGTTCGAGCAGCTCGTCAGCCATGTGGCGCGCATGCGCAACCGCACGCGCGGGAAGATGCCGCTGCCGATCACCATCCGCGTCCCCTACGGCGGCGGCATCGGCGGCGTCGAACACCACAGTGACTCCTCCGAGGCGTACTACATGGCGACTCCGGGGCTCCATGTCGTCACGCCCGCGACCGTCCCCGACGCCTACGGCCTGCTGCGCGCCGCCATCGCCTCCGACGACCCGGTCGTCTTCCTGGAACCCAAGCGCCTGTACTGGTCGAAGGACGTCTGGAACCCGGACGAGCCGCAAAGCGTTGAACCCATCGGCCGCGCGGTGGTGCGGCGTTCCGGCCGGAGCGCCACGCTCATCACGTACGGCCCGTCGGTACCCGTCTGCCTCGAAGCCGCCGAGGCGGCCCGGGCCGAGGGCTGGGACCTCGAAGTCGTCGACCTGCGCTCCCTGGTGCCGTTCGACGACGAGACGGTCTGCGCCTCGGTACGACGGACCGGGCGAGCGGTCGTCGTCCATGAGTCGGGCGGGTTCGGCGGACCGGGCGGGGAGATCGCGGCCCGGGTCACGGAGCGCTGCTTCCACCACCTGGAGGCGCCGGTGCTGCGCGTGGCCGGGTTCGACATCCCCTATCCGCCGCCCATGCTGGAGAGGCACCATCTCCCTGGCGTCGACCGCATCCTGGACGCCGTGGCGCGTCTGCAATGGGAGGCCGAGAGCTGA
- a CDS encoding dihydrolipoamide acetyltransferase family protein produces MAQVLEFKLPDLGEGLTEAEIVRWLVQVGDVVAVDQPVVEVETAKAMVEVPCPYGGVVTARFGEEGTELPVGAPLLTVAVGAPGDAGAGTDAGSGPARSVAAEPGPGSAQGTGLGSGAADGTAVSSVNGSGTRTGGGSDTASGNVLVGYGTGAPPARRRRVRPQAPTVPPRASTTAQARAATSPASPGSPLDTRANGDAARGEGPVPVISPLVRRLARENGLDLRELTGSGPDGLILRADVEYALRAAAAQGRSAQPRTEAPAHMAAPVQAGPHARVAPAADGVTAPPAPAPAPVTSAPAHGVRVPLKGVRGAVADKLSRSRREIPDATCWVDADATELMRARTAMNAAGGPKISLLALLARICTAALTRFPELNSTVDMAAREIVRLDRVHLGFAAQTERGLVVPVVRDAQARDAEGLTAEFARLTEAARAGTLTPAELTGGTFTLNNYGVFGVDGSTPIINHPEAAMLGVGRIVPKPWVHEGELAVRQVVQLSLTFDHRVCDGGTAGGFLRYVADCVEQPAVLLRTL; encoded by the coding sequence ATGGCACAGGTGCTGGAGTTCAAGCTCCCCGACCTGGGAGAAGGGCTCACCGAGGCGGAGATCGTGCGCTGGCTGGTCCAGGTCGGCGACGTCGTCGCCGTCGACCAGCCGGTCGTCGAGGTGGAGACGGCCAAGGCGATGGTCGAGGTCCCCTGCCCCTACGGCGGCGTGGTCACGGCCCGCTTCGGCGAGGAGGGCACGGAACTCCCGGTGGGCGCACCGCTGCTGACGGTTGCGGTGGGGGCCCCGGGTGACGCGGGCGCCGGGACGGACGCGGGTTCCGGGCCGGCCCGGAGCGTGGCCGCCGAGCCGGGGCCGGGTTCGGCGCAGGGCACGGGCCTCGGATCAGGTGCTGCCGACGGTACGGCCGTCTCTTCGGTCAACGGCTCCGGCACGCGGACGGGCGGCGGCTCCGACACCGCGTCCGGCAACGTCCTCGTGGGCTACGGCACGGGCGCCCCTCCGGCGCGGCGCCGCCGGGTGCGGCCCCAGGCCCCGACAGTTCCCCCGAGGGCCTCCACGACTGCCCAGGCGCGGGCTGCCACGTCCCCGGCGTCCCCCGGATCGCCCCTCGACACCCGCGCCAACGGCGACGCCGCCCGTGGCGAGGGTCCCGTGCCCGTCATCTCCCCCCTCGTGCGGCGGCTCGCCCGCGAGAACGGGCTGGATTTGCGCGAGCTGACGGGCTCCGGACCGGACGGGCTGATCCTTCGCGCGGACGTGGAGTACGCGCTGCGGGCCGCCGCCGCGCAGGGGCGTTCCGCCCAGCCGCGCACCGAGGCGCCCGCACACATGGCCGCACCGGTGCAGGCCGGGCCGCACGCCCGCGTGGCCCCCGCCGCGGACGGCGTCACCGCGCCTCCCGCACCGGCGCCCGCCCCGGTCACCTCCGCCCCCGCGCACGGCGTCCGCGTCCCGCTCAAGGGCGTGCGGGGTGCCGTCGCCGACAAGCTCTCCCGCAGCCGGCGGGAGATCCCGGACGCTACCTGCTGGGTGGACGCGGACGCGACGGAGCTGATGCGGGCGCGCACCGCGATGAACGCGGCCGGCGGTCCCAAGATCTCCCTGCTCGCCCTGCTGGCCCGGATCTGCACCGCCGCGCTCACCCGCTTCCCGGAGCTGAACTCCACGGTCGACATGGCGGCCCGGGAGATCGTCCGCCTCGACCGGGTGCACCTCGGCTTCGCCGCGCAGACCGAGCGGGGACTGGTCGTGCCGGTCGTCCGGGACGCGCAGGCGCGGGACGCCGAAGGGCTGACCGCGGAGTTCGCCCGGCTCACCGAGGCGGCCCGGGCCGGAACCCTCACCCCCGCGGAGCTGACCGGCGGCACCTTCACGCTGAACAACTACGGCGTGTTCGGCGTCGACGGCTCCACGCCGATCATCAACCACCCCGAGGCGGCCATGCTCGGCGTCGGCCGCATCGTCCCCAAGCCGTGGGTCCACGAGGGCGAACTGGCGGTGCGGCAGGTCGTGCAGCTGTCGCTCACCTTCGACCACCGGGTGTGCGACGGCGGCACGGCGGGCGGTTTCCTGCGCTATGTCGCGGACTGCGTGGAACAGCCGGCGGTGCTGCTGCGCACCCTGTGA
- a CDS encoding NTP transferase domain-containing protein, whose amino-acid sequence MSDNQPAGPAAGQVGGYDAVVLAGGAAHRLGGADKPGVRVGGRPLLDRVLAACADARTTVVVADPRPTARPVTWVREDPPGGGPLAALAAGLPLTGTDRVVVLSADLPFLGEPTVEGLLAELDAGTADGVLLTDPGGRDQPLVAAYRAPRLRGTLAHLGAEHGGLTGLPLRLLTAELNLTRVPDPVASFDCDTWDDIATARARIREHGLVLDEWISAVKDELGIDLDVDTGVLLDLARDAAHGVARPAAPLTTFLVGYAAARAGGGPEAVAEASRKATALALRWAEEDGPAEGAATDTGAATEAHPDAG is encoded by the coding sequence GTGAGCGACAACCAGCCTGCCGGCCCCGCGGCCGGCCAAGTCGGCGGCTACGACGCGGTCGTGCTCGCCGGCGGGGCCGCGCATCGGCTCGGCGGGGCCGACAAGCCCGGCGTACGCGTCGGCGGGCGCCCGCTGCTGGACCGGGTGCTCGCCGCCTGCGCGGACGCCCGGACCACCGTGGTCGTCGCCGATCCGAGGCCGACGGCCCGGCCCGTGACCTGGGTGCGGGAGGACCCGCCCGGCGGCGGCCCGCTCGCGGCCCTCGCCGCCGGCCTGCCGCTGACCGGAACCGACCGGGTGGTGGTCCTCTCCGCGGACCTGCCCTTCCTCGGCGAGCCGACGGTCGAAGGACTGCTCGCCGAGCTGGACGCGGGCACGGCCGACGGGGTGCTGCTCACCGATCCCGGCGGCCGGGACCAGCCACTCGTCGCCGCCTATCGCGCACCACGCCTGCGCGGAACCCTCGCGCACCTCGGAGCCGAGCACGGCGGGCTCACCGGCCTGCCCCTGAGGCTCCTCACCGCCGAACTGAACCTCACCCGCGTCCCCGACCCCGTCGCGTCCTTCGACTGCGACACCTGGGACGACATCGCCACTGCCAGGGCACGCATCAGGGAGCATGGGCTCGTGTTGGATGAATGGATCTCCGCAGTCAAGGACGAGCTGGGCATCGACCTCGACGTCGACACCGGTGTCCTGCTCGACCTCGCCCGCGACGCGGCGCACGGGGTGGCACGCCCCGCGGCCCCGCTGACCACCTTCCTCGTCGGCTATGCCGCGGCCCGCGCCGGCGGCGGCCCCGAAGCCGTCGCGGAGGCCTCGCGCAAGGCCACCGCCCTGGCGCTGCGCTGGGCGGAGGAGGACGGCCCGGCCGAGGGCGCCGCCACCGACACCGGGGCCGCGACCGAAGCCCACCCGGACGCCGGATGA
- a CDS encoding molybdopterin molybdotransferase MoeA, producing the protein MTAPGIRDGEDVEDRDVEEALALVRQDRDRTRQRDSAPGRADASPGDGAPVRADASHQDRIPDRDSTPHRGSAADRHVAPRSGHTPAHDGPGAPDRPADPGTSAQQSPSGTTQPQPPGAPQPPRATGFWARTAHSRAADSDRHHEATPWPEARDIATRAARGGVRRESAPLPLDAALGLTLAAPLTALTDLPSFDTSAMDGWAVAGPGPWRLRDEGVLAGHAARTPLDDGEAVGIATGARIPPDTTAVLRSEHGRVDDRGRLHATREPGHGQDIRPRGQECRSGDQLLPSGTLVTPAVLGLAAAAGYDALTAVPRPRVDVLVLGDELLTEGLPHDGLIRDALGPMLPPWLRSLGAEVTGVRRIGDDADALYEAITSSEADLVVTTGGTASGPVDHVHPTLRRIGAELLVDGVKVRPGHPMLLARTRQNQHLVGLPGNPLAAVSGLLTLAEPLLRTLAGRAPQEANALPLKEAVHGHPYDTRLVPVVLRGDRAVPLHYNGPAMLRGVAAADALAVVPPGGARPGQSAEILRLPWATEGVRGRFT; encoded by the coding sequence ATGACTGCCCCCGGCATCCGTGACGGCGAGGACGTCGAGGACCGGGACGTGGAGGAGGCACTGGCACTCGTGAGGCAGGACCGGGACAGGACCCGTCAGCGGGACAGCGCCCCCGGCAGGGCCGACGCCTCCCCCGGGGACGGTGCCCCCGTGAGGGCCGACGCGTCTCACCAGGACCGCATCCCTGACCGCGACAGCACACCCCACCGCGGCAGCGCCGCCGACCGGCACGTCGCCCCCCGCTCCGGTCACACCCCCGCCCACGACGGTCCGGGCGCCCCCGACCGGCCCGCCGACCCGGGTACGTCCGCCCAGCAGTCACCGTCCGGCACCACCCAGCCACAGCCGCCCGGCGCCCCGCAGCCGCCCCGCGCCACCGGCTTTTGGGCCCGCACCGCCCACTCCCGCGCCGCCGACTCCGACCGGCACCACGAGGCCACCCCCTGGCCGGAGGCCCGCGACATCGCCACCCGTGCAGCCCGAGGCGGCGTCCGCCGCGAGTCCGCCCCGCTCCCGCTCGACGCCGCCCTCGGCCTCACCCTGGCCGCTCCACTCACCGCGCTCACCGACCTCCCCTCGTTCGACACCTCCGCGATGGACGGCTGGGCGGTCGCCGGTCCCGGTCCCTGGAGGCTGCGGGACGAGGGCGTGCTCGCGGGCCATGCGGCGCGCACGCCCCTCGACGACGGCGAGGCCGTCGGGATCGCCACCGGCGCCCGGATCCCGCCGGACACCACCGCGGTGCTCCGCAGCGAGCACGGCCGGGTGGACGACCGGGGCAGGCTGCACGCCACCCGCGAGCCCGGTCACGGCCAGGACATCCGCCCGCGCGGCCAGGAGTGCCGCAGCGGCGACCAGTTGCTGCCGTCCGGCACGCTCGTCACGCCCGCTGTGCTCGGGCTCGCCGCGGCCGCCGGATACGACGCCCTCACGGCCGTCCCGCGGCCCCGCGTCGACGTCCTGGTCCTCGGCGACGAGCTGCTCACCGAGGGGCTGCCGCACGACGGCCTCATCCGCGACGCCCTCGGCCCCATGCTGCCGCCCTGGCTGCGATCGCTCGGCGCCGAGGTCACGGGCGTGCGGCGGATCGGCGACGACGCGGACGCCCTGTACGAGGCGATCACGTCCAGCGAGGCCGACCTCGTGGTCACCACCGGCGGCACCGCCTCCGGGCCCGTCGACCATGTCCACCCCACCCTGCGTCGCATCGGCGCCGAGCTGCTGGTCGACGGCGTCAAGGTGCGACCGGGCCACCCCATGCTGCTGGCCCGCACCAGGCAGAACCAGCACCTCGTCGGTCTGCCCGGCAACCCCCTGGCCGCCGTCTCCGGTCTGCTCACCCTCGCCGAGCCCCTGCTGCGCACGCTCGCGGGACGTGCGCCGCAGGAAGCGAACGCGCTGCCCCTGAAGGAAGCCGTGCACGGGCACCCGTACGACACCCGGCTCGTTCCCGTCGTCCTGCGCGGTGACCGCGCCGTGCCGCTGCACTACAACGGTCCGGCCATGCTGCGCGGCGTCGCGGCCGCCGACGCCCTCGCGGTCGTGCCGCCGGGCGGCGCACGGCCCGGTCAGTCGGCGGAGATCCTGCGCCTGCCGTGGGCCACGGAAGGGGTCCGCGGGCGTTTCACGTGA
- a CDS encoding potassium channel family protein, whose translation MKDDEHPAAKRARSALLRSLWSRSRKEARADAEAGRAITMPVQNVVPPLQQVLKRLFMATAVLIVTVLIVYLDREGYNDNSDGSLDLLDAAYYATVTLSTTGYGDITPVSDSARFTNIFVITPLRVLFLIILVGTTLEVLTERTRQQVRIHRWRSRTRDHVVVVGYGTKGRHAVQTLVGQGIGKDRIVVVDAQRKTADAAGDDGLVAVTGDATRSETLLKAEIHRASRVIVAPQRDETATLITLTARQLNRHATIVVAVREDENVPLLKQSGADTVVTSSSSAGRLLGKFTASPAVARTLEDLMTLGSGMDLIERPVTAEEAGRTPRECADLVVAVVRDRKILDYTDARRTELRSGDRVITVSRPVPAV comes from the coding sequence ATGAAGGACGACGAGCATCCAGCCGCGAAGCGGGCGAGGTCCGCACTGCTGCGGTCCCTCTGGAGCCGCTCACGCAAGGAGGCCCGCGCCGACGCCGAGGCGGGCCGCGCCATCACCATGCCGGTGCAGAACGTCGTGCCGCCGCTCCAGCAGGTCCTCAAGCGCCTGTTCATGGCGACGGCGGTGCTGATCGTCACCGTGCTGATCGTCTATCTCGACCGCGAGGGCTACAACGACAACTCCGACGGCTCCCTCGACCTGCTCGACGCCGCGTACTACGCCACCGTCACCCTCTCCACCACCGGATACGGCGACATCACCCCGGTCAGCGACTCCGCCCGGTTCACCAACATCTTCGTCATCACACCCCTGCGCGTGCTGTTCCTGATCATCCTGGTCGGCACCACCCTGGAGGTGCTGACCGAGCGCACCCGCCAGCAGGTCCGCATCCACCGCTGGCGCTCACGCACCCGGGATCACGTCGTGGTGGTCGGCTACGGGACGAAGGGACGGCACGCCGTGCAGACCCTGGTCGGGCAGGGCATCGGCAAGGACCGGATCGTCGTCGTGGACGCCCAGCGCAAGACGGCCGACGCGGCCGGTGACGACGGGCTGGTGGCGGTGACCGGCGACGCCACCCGCTCGGAGACCCTGCTCAAGGCCGAGATTCACCGCGCCTCCCGCGTGATTGTCGCCCCTCAGCGCGACGAGACGGCCACCTTGATCACTCTCACCGCGCGCCAGCTGAACCGGCACGCCACGATCGTCGTGGCGGTCCGCGAGGACGAGAACGTGCCGCTGCTCAAGCAGAGCGGCGCGGACACCGTCGTGACGAGTTCCAGCTCGGCCGGCCGGCTGCTCGGTAAATTCACCGCGAGCCCGGCCGTGGCCCGGACGCTGGAGGACCTCATGACCCTGGGCAGCGGCATGGACCTCATCGAGCGGCCAGTGACCGCGGAGGAGGCGGGCCGGACCCCCCGGGAGTGCGCCGACCTGGTGGTCGCGGTCGTCCGGGACAGGAAGATCCTGGACTACACCGACGCGCGGCGGACGGAGCTCCGGTCGGGGGACCGGGTCATCACGGTGAGCCGACCGGTCCCCGCGGTGTGA
- a CDS encoding ABC transporter permease, which yields MSTATSTETRELAPVSTESLAALLVGGERPPRPSALSASLTFGWRAILKIKHVPEQLFDVTAFPIMMVLMYTYLFGGALAGSPREYIQFLLPGILVMSVVMITMYTGVSVNTDIEKGVFDRFRSLPIWRPSTMVGYLLGDALRYTIASVVMLTVGMVLGYRPDGGLGGVIAGIVLLVVFSFAFSWIWTMFGLLLRTEKSVMGVSMMVIFPLTFLSNVFVDPRTMPGWLQAFVNNSPVTHLASAVRGLMAGEWPTDEVAWSLGWAGVFVLVFGPITMRLYNRK from the coding sequence ATGAGCACCGCTACCAGCACCGAGACCAGGGAACTCGCCCCCGTCAGCACCGAGTCGCTGGCCGCCCTGCTCGTGGGCGGGGAACGGCCGCCGCGGCCGAGCGCCCTGTCGGCGTCGCTCACCTTCGGCTGGCGGGCGATCCTGAAGATCAAGCACGTCCCGGAGCAGCTCTTCGACGTCACCGCCTTCCCGATCATGATGGTGCTGATGTACACGTACCTGTTCGGCGGGGCGCTGGCCGGTTCGCCGCGGGAGTACATCCAGTTCCTGCTGCCGGGCATCCTGGTGATGTCGGTCGTGATGATCACGATGTACACGGGTGTGTCGGTCAACACGGACATCGAGAAGGGCGTCTTCGACCGGTTCCGCAGCCTGCCCATCTGGCGTCCGTCGACGATGGTCGGCTATCTGCTCGGCGACGCGCTGCGCTACACCATCGCGTCCGTGGTGATGCTGACCGTCGGGATGGTCCTCGGATACCGGCCGGACGGCGGGCTCGGCGGCGTGATCGCCGGGATCGTGCTGCTCGTGGTCTTCTCGTTCGCGTTCTCGTGGATCTGGACGATGTTCGGGCTGCTGCTGCGCACCGAGAAGTCGGTGATGGGCGTCAGCATGATGGTGATCTTCCCGCTCACCTTCCTGTCCAACGTCTTCGTCGACCCGCGGACCATGCCGGGCTGGCTCCAGGCGTTCGTCAACAACAGCCCGGTCACCCATCTGGCCTCCGCGGTGCGGGGACTGATGGCCGGAGAGTGGCCCACCGACGAGGTCGCCTGGTCGCTGGGGTGGGCGGGCGTGTTCGTGCTGGTCTTCGGACCGATCACGATGCGGCTGTACAACCGCAAGTAG
- a CDS encoding ATP-binding cassette domain-containing protein → MSQQTPGLAIETAGLVKTFGETRAVDGVDLAVPTGTVYGVLGPNGAGKTTTVKMLATLLRPDGGEAHVFGHDVVREADEVRGRVSLTGQYASVDEDLTGTENLVLLGRLLGHHKRAARERAAQLLEAFGLSDAAGKQVKNYSGGMRRRIDIAASILNTPDLLFLDEPTTGLDPRSRNQVWDIVRAVVAQGTTVLLTTQYLDEADQLASRIAVIDRGKVIAEGTKGELKASVGAGSVHLRLREAEQRPEASRVLRQVLQADVQLEPDPVALTARVGAGAPGGRGAAEQAAAALAELARAGVVVDNFSLGQPSLDEVFLALTGHDTTVHDEPQAHDAKDGAAA, encoded by the coding sequence ATGAGCCAGCAGACGCCCGGTCTGGCCATCGAGACCGCGGGCCTGGTGAAGACGTTCGGCGAGACGAGGGCCGTCGACGGCGTCGACCTGGCCGTGCCCACCGGCACGGTCTACGGCGTCCTCGGTCCGAACGGCGCCGGGAAGACCACCACCGTGAAGATGCTCGCCACCCTGCTCAGGCCGGACGGCGGCGAGGCCCATGTCTTCGGCCACGACGTCGTCCGGGAGGCGGACGAGGTACGCGGCCGGGTCAGCCTGACCGGGCAGTACGCGTCCGTGGACGAGGACCTGACCGGCACCGAGAACCTGGTCCTGCTCGGCCGTCTCCTCGGTCACCACAAGAGGGCCGCGCGGGAGCGCGCCGCCCAGCTGCTGGAGGCCTTCGGACTGTCCGACGCGGCCGGAAAGCAGGTCAAGAACTACTCCGGCGGCATGCGGCGGCGCATCGACATCGCCGCGTCCATCCTGAACACGCCGGACCTGCTGTTCCTGGACGAGCCGACGACCGGTCTCGACCCGCGCAGCCGCAACCAGGTGTGGGACATCGTGCGCGCGGTCGTCGCCCAGGGCACGACCGTGCTGCTGACCACGCAGTACCTGGACGAGGCCGACCAGCTGGCCTCCCGGATCGCCGTCATCGACCGCGGCAAGGTGATCGCCGAGGGCACCAAGGGCGAGCTGAAGGCTTCCGTCGGCGCCGGCTCCGTGCACCTGCGGCTGCGCGAGGCGGAGCAGCGGCCGGAGGCCTCCCGGGTGCTGCGGCAGGTGCTCCAGGCGGACGTGCAACTGGAACCGGACCCGGTGGCGCTGACCGCGCGCGTCGGCGCCGGTGCCCCGGGCGGCCGGGGCGCCGCCGAGCAGGCCGCCGCGGCGCTCGCCGAACTGGCCCGCGCCGGCGTCGTCGTCGACAACTTCTCGCTGGGCCAGCCCAGCCTGGACGAGGTCTTCCTCGCCCTCACCGGGCACGACACCACGGTGCACGACGAGCCGCAGGCTCACGACGCGAAGGACGGGGCAGCCGCATGA